From the genome of Scytonema hofmannii PCC 7110, one region includes:
- a CDS encoding SulP family inorganic anion transporter, producing the protein MSLTNTIHFRNLRGDLFGGVTAAIVSLPLALAFGVASGAGPVAGLYGAVSVGFFAALFGGTPTLISEPTGPMTVVMTAIVSSMTASNPENGLAMAFTVVMLAGIFQIFFGIFKLGKYITLMPYSVISGFMSGIGVILIILQIAPFVGQPNPKGGVLGMVQNLPQLLTKINPAETALGLLTLAIIFFMPAKLKRFAPPQLVALIVGTIVSLIIFGGTDIRRIGEIPVGLPTFQIPTFTPSEMTRMIVNGAMLGMLGCIDTLLTAVIADSLTRTEHKSDKELIGQGIGNLVSGFCGGLPGAGATMGTVVNIQTGASTALSGLTRALILLIVVLWAAGITQPIPMAVLAGIALKVGIDILDWSFLKRAHKVSLKGTIIMYGVLFLTVFVDLIVAVGVGVFIANILTIDRLSELQAQEVKTISDADDAIVLNDEEKKLLDRANGRVLLFYLSGPMIFGVSKAIAREHSAMADSDVLIVDLSDVPMLGVTASLAIENAIKDASEQGRQVLIVGANGKVKQRLEKFGILRFVPQHYMFVDRVEALKQAVALVEPHATSANTLGVSTSTDSH; encoded by the coding sequence ATGTCATTGACTAATACTATCCATTTTAGAAACTTACGAGGCGATTTATTCGGTGGTGTAACTGCTGCGATCGTTTCGTTACCTCTAGCGCTGGCATTCGGTGTCGCCTCCGGTGCTGGACCTGTAGCGGGTCTTTATGGTGCAGTTTCCGTCGGCTTTTTCGCAGCTTTATTTGGTGGTACACCAACCCTAATTTCTGAGCCAACCGGACCAATGACTGTAGTTATGACTGCAATTGTCAGTTCCATGACTGCCAGTAACCCTGAAAACGGCTTGGCCATGGCATTTACCGTAGTCATGCTAGCGGGAATATTCCAAATCTTCTTTGGGATATTTAAGTTGGGTAAATACATTACCCTCATGCCTTACAGTGTGATTTCTGGCTTTATGTCTGGGATTGGGGTGATTCTGATTATTTTGCAGATTGCGCCTTTTGTCGGGCAGCCAAATCCTAAAGGTGGCGTACTGGGGATGGTGCAAAATCTGCCTCAGTTACTAACTAAGATTAATCCTGCTGAAACAGCTTTAGGCTTGCTGACACTGGCAATTATTTTCTTCATGCCAGCCAAACTCAAGCGCTTTGCTCCCCCGCAACTTGTAGCATTAATTGTAGGAACCATAGTTTCTCTAATTATCTTTGGCGGTACGGATATTAGACGAATTGGTGAAATTCCAGTCGGACTGCCAACATTTCAAATACCTACTTTTACCCCATCCGAAATGACAAGGATGATTGTTAATGGTGCAATGCTGGGGATGTTGGGTTGTATTGATACTCTCCTAACGGCAGTCATTGCAGACAGTCTGACTCGCACCGAACACAAATCTGACAAAGAATTGATTGGTCAAGGTATCGGTAACCTAGTATCTGGTTTCTGTGGTGGGCTACCGGGTGCTGGTGCCACGATGGGAACGGTAGTTAATATCCAAACTGGTGCTAGTACAGCTTTATCTGGTTTAACTCGCGCACTAATTTTATTAATTGTAGTTTTGTGGGCTGCGGGTATCACTCAACCCATACCAATGGCGGTGTTGGCTGGTATTGCTCTTAAGGTGGGGATTGACATTCTTGACTGGAGTTTCCTGAAACGCGCTCATAAGGTGTCGCTGAAAGGTACAATCATCATGTACGGTGTATTGTTCTTAACCGTATTTGTTGACTTGATTGTTGCTGTCGGCGTGGGAGTATTCATTGCTAATATCTTAACTATCGATCGCCTGTCTGAATTACAAGCTCAGGAAGTGAAGACAATTAGCGACGCTGATGATGCAATTGTCTTGAATGACGAAGAGAAAAAATTGTTAGATCGAGCTAATGGACGTGTCCTGCTATTTTACCTGAGTGGACCGATGATCTTTGGGGTATCCAAAGCGATCGCCCGCGAACATTCAGCAATGGCAGACTCTGATGTGTTGATAGTGGATTTGAGCGATGTACCAATGTTAGGCGTGACTGCTTCTTTGGCAATTGAAAACGCCATCAAGGATGCTAGTGAACAAGGTCGTCAAGTATTAATAGTTGGTGCAAATGGCAAAGTCAAACAGCGCTTAGAAAAGTTTGGAATTTTGAGGTTTGTACCACAGCATTATATGTTTGTAGATCGTGTAGAGGCACTTAAACAAGCTGTTGCTTTAGTTGAGCCTCATGCAACTTCCGCTAATACTCTTGGCGTTAGTACCTCCACTGATAGTCATTAG
- a CDS encoding glycosyltransferase family 39 protein, with the protein MYLRFKTQNSKLKTLPLLLVWLVIGLGLRLMNLTAKPPWTDEFSTLVFSLGNSFLPVPLDQPIPTDILLRSLQPQLGVGVKDVLTHLLSESNHPPLYFILTHYWTKLFPTQDGLVSLWGARSLAAFLGALSVPAIYALSRLAFRSRLVSHLATAIAATSPYAIFLAQEARHYTLVILWVIASLACLVTATRHIKDRTQIPVWIAFAWTGINALGIASHYFFTLTLCAEAFVLLFLALQQWRQRDGEMGRWGDGEMGRILPPHLLTPSPPLKTWFRIYVVAAGTFVSGLVWLPVFLQNSYGNKLTEWIQSPQHGMAWINPIFQTLAAWITMICLLPVEAANLVVIIISGIIMLIFFVWVVPILLDGLKFQLKQPQNSPTTQVFTVFVVGAIALFFIITYFFGIDLTRGARYNFVYFPAVIVLLGASLAVCWRTPPQEKVRWGVSGKQAVAIVLVMGLVSAIAVTSNLGYQKYYRPDLFVQMIQQTSRLPILIATTQKTHVHIGEMMGVAREFKIQSLKFKVQNSDLTNPLFLLAHQDEEPKTSTNALQNTLKVLSRPLDLWLVNFYAPLPEEVKNCAVDSRSLPTINGYEYKLYHC; encoded by the coding sequence ATGTATTTAAGATTCAAAACTCAAAACTCAAAACTCAAAACTCTACCACTATTGTTGGTTTGGCTAGTCATTGGTCTTGGCTTGCGCCTAATGAACTTGACTGCCAAACCTCCTTGGACTGATGAATTTTCTACTTTAGTATTCAGCTTGGGTAATAGTTTTTTACCAGTCCCTTTAGATCAACCGATTCCTACCGATATCTTGTTGCGATCGCTGCAACCCCAGCTTGGTGTAGGGGTCAAAGATGTACTGACGCACTTATTGAGCGAAAGCAATCATCCACCGCTTTACTTTATCCTGACTCACTACTGGACAAAATTATTTCCCACTCAAGACGGTTTGGTTTCTCTGTGGGGAGCACGCTCGCTTGCTGCTTTTTTGGGTGCATTGTCTGTCCCTGCAATTTATGCCTTATCTCGGCTTGCTTTTCGTTCCCGTTTAGTGAGTCATCTAGCTACAGCGATCGCGGCTACCTCTCCCTATGCCATTTTTCTGGCACAGGAAGCCCGTCATTATACTTTAGTAATTTTATGGGTTATTGCTTCTCTCGCCTGCCTGGTTACTGCAACACGACATATTAAAGATCGCACTCAGATACCCGTATGGATTGCTTTTGCTTGGACAGGAATTAATGCTTTGGGTATTGCCTCCCATTACTTTTTTACACTGACTCTTTGTGCTGAAGCTTTTGTCTTACTTTTCCTGGCTTTGCAGCAGTGGAGACAAAGAGATGGGGAGATGGGGAGATGGGGAGATGGGGAGATGGGAAGAATTCTACCCCCTCACCTCCTCACCCCCTCACCCCCTCTTAAAACTTGGTTCCGAATTTATGTTGTTGCTGCTGGTACATTTGTTTCAGGCTTGGTTTGGTTGCCCGTGTTTTTACAGAATAGCTATGGTAATAAATTAACTGAGTGGATTCAAAGCCCGCAACATGGAATGGCTTGGATAAATCCTATATTTCAAACTTTAGCTGCATGGATTACCATGATTTGTTTGTTACCCGTGGAAGCGGCAAATCTTGTTGTAATAATTATCTCTGGGATTATCATGCTGATTTTCTTTGTTTGGGTTGTACCGATTTTGCTTGATGGTTTAAAGTTTCAACTCAAACAACCACAAAACTCTCCGACGACACAGGTTTTTACAGTGTTTGTTGTTGGAGCGATCGCTTTATTTTTCATAATTACCTATTTTTTTGGTATTGATTTAACACGAGGTGCTCGTTATAACTTTGTCTACTTTCCGGCGGTGATAGTTTTACTTGGAGCAAGTCTTGCAGTGTGTTGGCGTACTCCCCCTCAAGAAAAAGTGAGATGGGGAGTCAGTGGAAAACAAGCCGTAGCGATCGTTTTGGTGATGGGATTGGTAAGCGCGATCGCTGTAACTTCCAATCTCGGTTACCAAAAGTACTATCGCCCTGATTTATTTGTACAAATGATCCAACAAACTTCTCGCCTACCCATATTAATTGCGACGACTCAAAAAACTCACGTGCATATTGGGGAGATGATGGGAGTAGCAAGGGAGTTTAAAATTCAAAGTTTAAAATTCAAAGTTCAAAATTCAGATCTGACAAATCCACTGTTTTTGCTAGCACATCAAGATGAAGAGCCAAAAACTTCTACCAATGCTCTACAAAATACTTTAAAGGTACTATCGCGACCATTAGATTTATGGTTGGTGAATTTTTATGCACCGCTACCAGAAGAAGTAAAAAATTGTGCTGTTGACAGTCGATCTTTGCCAACAATTAATGGCTACGAATACAAACTTTATCATTGTTAG
- a CDS encoding DUF3318 domain-containing protein — protein sequence MEPNVEIRRLIDIMPASGRMLTKIVSKPEQQKVIDASLPLPWNQDRPIHINFDLWRRLTKPQRDLLLLRTVSWLIGVKWFKPDIYQGIAVAGLLGGFVESAQADAVGVVVACGLTGLALLRIWRVNRSQESEISADEAAIRIAARRGYSEAEAAEHLLSAIEAVAKIEGRTGLDFIELLRSQNLRVIAGLSPVGIPKE from the coding sequence ATGGAACCAAATGTTGAAATACGCCGTTTAATAGATATCATGCCTGCTTCTGGGCGGATGCTAACAAAAATTGTAAGCAAGCCAGAACAGCAAAAGGTGATAGACGCTTCCTTACCATTGCCTTGGAATCAAGACAGACCAATACACATTAACTTCGATTTATGGCGTCGCTTGACAAAACCACAACGTGACTTGTTACTGTTGCGAACAGTGAGTTGGTTAATAGGAGTCAAATGGTTTAAGCCCGATATTTATCAAGGTATAGCCGTAGCCGGTCTTTTGGGAGGATTTGTAGAATCAGCCCAAGCAGATGCAGTCGGTGTAGTTGTAGCTTGTGGATTAACTGGGCTGGCGCTGCTTCGCATATGGCGAGTGAATCGTTCTCAAGAATCTGAGATTAGTGCTGATGAAGCCGCTATTCGCATAGCAGCGCGACGGGGTTACTCGGAAGCCGAAGCAGCCGAGCATTTGTTATCTGCAATTGAGGCTGTAGCCAAAATTGAAGGACGTACCGGGCTAGACTTTATCGAATTGCTCCGCAGTCAAAACTTACGAGTCATAGCTGGATTATCCCCTGTGGGAATTCCAAAAGAGTAA